The genomic segment CATGTCCACATGCTTCACATTCCCCGTGACCAGCGTGGCCACAACCGGGTAGGCCCCGAAGCTGACGCTGGCCCCCTCACCCGAATCGGCTTTCAATTGCTGGGACACATACCACCGGGTACCACCCTCGGCGATACCGGCTATAAGGAGGAAAGCAACAACAAGACCAACAAGTAACTTTTTCACCCAATCTAGTTTTCCTGAATCTTCAGCAACGCGCTACTCGCACTACACCTGATCGCCACTCACAAAAGACCACGGTACGGTGAGCAGGTTGTCGCGGACTCGGCGGCGAATCGGGGTGAGGGGCACCGAGGCGTCGATAAGCAGGCGGCGCGCCTCCCGCCAGCGGATGCGCGGACCGTAGGTGGCCCAGGCGGCGGCGCGGTCCCAAGCGTCGTCGGCCATGCGCAACAGGTCGTAGATGGGTTCGCCGGGGACGTTTCGGTGAATAAGGGCCTTAGGGAGCCGTTCGGCCAGGTCAGAGGGGCGGGCGGTGTGATTCGGATCCCAAGCTAGCGTGAGGGACTGCGGGCCGTCCGCGTCCAATAGCACCCAGGAGCAGCGGCGGCCCAGCTCGTCGCAGGTGCCTTCCACAAACAGCCCGCCGGGGGCGAGTCGGGAACACACCAGCTGCCAGGCGTCGTGAACCTGGGAGACATCGTACTGACGCAGTACATTAAACGCCCGCACCAGATTCGGGCGGTGGCCCGCCAGCTCAAACCCGCCCACGGCAAAGTGCACGCCGTCGCGGGGTGGCAGCACACGGGCGGGATCAATCTCCAGGCCGAGCACGGAGACATCGGCACGCAGGTGGCGCAGCCAGATGGCCCACTCGCAGGTGGTGGTGTGTGAGGCACCGTACCCCACATCAATGGCCAGGGGAGTGTCTTGGATGGAGGCATGCGAAAGGCACCGCTGCACCGTGGGATGATGAACCATCCAGCGGTCGCAGCGGCGCAATCGATTCACATTCGTTGTGCCGCGTGTGATCACACCCACCGGGCGGGTGCTTCGAGTAGCCTGCCGACGAGTGCGTTGGTGATCTCCGAACGTGGCACGCAGATTATGGGCGTGATCAGCCACAAACGTGTGTTAGAGGTTTTCCGAAATCCACTTCTCGGTCAGAGCGGCCTCGTTGGCCACCAGTTCGCTGAGGGCTTCGGCAACCTTCGGCTCAATCGCGGGGCCCATGAACGGAATGGTCACGTTCACTTCGTTGGCGTAGGACAGGGTGGTGGACGCATCGTCGCCGGACAGCTCAATATCGCCCTTGAAATCCACCGGGGCACCCTTCACGTCTGCGGTGTAGGACGCCTTCGCGGCACTGTCGGCTAGCGCGCCAATGGTGTACACGCGCTTAATCTTCAACGACTGGCTGATCATCGCACGCACAGCCTCGGGAAGCAGCTCCATCGGCATGATCTCGTACAGCACAACCTCAGCGCCGCCGTCAGTGCTGGTGATCTCATGAACCTCGCCGGGTTCCGTGCTCAGATTCGCCACATTGTAGGCCCAGTAGTCAGCATTCGTCAGGGCCTCATGCACCTTTGCAGGCGGAAAATTGATAGTTACAGAAGTTTCGGTACGCGTTGCCATGTGTACAGACTACCGTTAAAGGTGTGTCCGACCTATTAGTAACCCAAAAACTATCCAGCATCCCCGGTGCCACTATCGACACCGTCACCCAGTTCGCCGACCTCACCACCCTGCACCTTGGGGGGCAGCCACGCGCCGTTGTGCGGTGTGCATCCACGCAGGCAGTCATAGACGTCGTATCGCTTCTCGACGCCCACCAGGTGTCGCTGCTCATTATCGGTGGCGGGTCCAACCTCGTTATTGCCGATGGTCCCGTTGACGTGGTTGCCGTCGTCCTAGAATGCGACAACATTCACATCGACCCCGACAGCGGGATTTTGCGCACAGAAGCCGGTGCCGTCTGGGATTCCGTGGTCGCTGCTGCTGTGGACGCGGGGCTCGGCGGCATCGAATGCCTCTCCGGCATTCCCGGCTCCGCGGGTGCCACGCCCGTGCAAAACGTTGGTGCCTACGGGGCGGAAATCTCCGACGTGCTCACTCACGTTCGACTGTGGGATCGTTCGGCGGGCGAAGATGTGTGGGTGCCCGCTTCTGAGCTGGATTTGAGTTACCGACACTCCAACCTCAAACACACCTCCAGGGCGGTTGTGTTGGAGATCGAACTCGCTTTAAGTGTGGACGGGCTATCTGCACCTCTGCGATTCGGTGAGCTTGCGCGGACATTGGGGGTTTCGGGTTCTGAGGGTTCTGGGGCTTCTGGGGCGCGGCGACCGGTGGAGGAGGTGCGCGAGGCGGTACTAGAACTACGCAGAGGAAAAGGCATGGTCTACGACCCGTCCGACCACGACACCTGGTCAGCTGGGTCCTTCTTTACCAACCCGATTGTTTCTGCGGTGTTGGCTGAAAAAGTCCGCGCCGTGGCCACCGAGCTGCGCGGGGCCGATGATGCCGAACGCATGCCATGCTTCGACGTAGGTGACGACCAGCGCAAACTCTCCGCAGCCTGGCTCATTGACCGCGCCGGGTTCACCAAAGGGCATCCTGGTGAGGGGGCCGCTGCTCGGCTGTCGACCAAACATACTTTGGCGTTAACGAACCGCGGCAACGCCACCACCGCCGACCTTGTAGCGTTGGCGCGCGAAGTCCGCGATGGGGTCCTTGATGTTTTTGGGGTCGAGCTCGTGCCGGAACCCGTGTGGGTGGGGGTGGAGTTGTAGGTTTTGGGTTGGTGCGTCAGGTAGGTCCATTGCTGGGCTCGGAAAAGGGGTGTTTTCGGACCTGGCGGTGGACCTTTCTTCATGCAAATGTTTGCACTAACGTTGTTCAGGGGTTTGGGAGTTGTGGCGCTCTATCAAACTGCCGTTTTTGCAGGGATTTTTGGCGGTTTGGTAGATCACGAGTAGCTATCTGGTTGTGGCGCTCTATCAAATGTTCACGTCCTGGTGCTTTTTTGCGGGCTGTGACCGGTCAAAAATGATTGAACAGCGCTAATGGAAAAGTATGTATATCTCCAGGTTCGAAAAAGCCGGTTTTCCGCCTGGGGATATGCATACCTGAGAGGTTGGTTTTGTGAGATGTCGTATCGGCGGCAATGCGCCGCAATGGTGTGAACATATGGGGAATGAGCTGGAAGGTTTGTTGTTTTATGGCAGCTTTCAGCACCCCTATCAGCTAGAAACACAGGTGTCGGTATTCTTCAACGGCGAT from the Corynebacterium durum genome contains:
- a CDS encoding DUF2505 domain-containing protein: MATRTETSVTINFPPAKVHEALTNADYWAYNVANLSTEPGEVHEITSTDGGAEVVLYEIMPMELLPEAVRAMISQSLKIKRVYTIGALADSAAKASYTADVKGAPVDFKGDIELSGDDASTTLSYANEVNVTIPFMGPAIEPKVAEALSELVANEAALTEKWISENL
- a CDS encoding methylase, with product MADHAHNLRATFGDHQRTRRQATRSTRPVGVITRGTTNVNRLRRCDRWMVHHPTVQRCLSHASIQDTPLAIDVGYGASHTTTCEWAIWLRHLRADVSVLGLEIDPARVLPPRDGVHFAVGGFELAGHRPNLVRAFNVLRQYDVSQVHDAWQLVCSRLAPGGLFVEGTCDELGRRCSWVLLDADGPQSLTLAWDPNHTARPSDLAERLPKALIHRNVPGEPIYDLLRMADDAWDRAAAWATYGPRIRWREARRLLIDASVPLTPIRRRVRDNLLTVPWSFVSGDQV
- a CDS encoding UDP-N-acetylmuramate dehydrogenase, giving the protein MSDLLVTQKLSSIPGATIDTVTQFADLTTLHLGGQPRAVVRCASTQAVIDVVSLLDAHQVSLLIIGGGSNLVIADGPVDVVAVVLECDNIHIDPDSGILRTEAGAVWDSVVAAAVDAGLGGIECLSGIPGSAGATPVQNVGAYGAEISDVLTHVRLWDRSAGEDVWVPASELDLSYRHSNLKHTSRAVVLEIELALSVDGLSAPLRFGELARTLGVSGSEGSGASGARRPVEEVREAVLELRRGKGMVYDPSDHDTWSAGSFFTNPIVSAVLAEKVRAVATELRGADDAERMPCFDVGDDQRKLSAAWLIDRAGFTKGHPGEGAAARLSTKHTLALTNRGNATTADLVALAREVRDGVLDVFGVELVPEPVWVGVEL